In Gossypium hirsutum isolate 1008001.06 chromosome D01, Gossypium_hirsutum_v2.1, whole genome shotgun sequence, the genomic window AGTTACTGCACCCAAGTAGTTAGTTTGACTTGACTTTGTTGAAGTACAGAATAAAATTTGAATCCAATACACCGAGATGATTACTTTTAAGCTGAAATCAACTTTAGATGCAATATCAGTACCTACAAGAAGTATTATTCCATCTTTTATTTTACCTTAAAGAGCTAAGCTTTAAGTGATTTCGTGGAGCGGTCAAGATGCATCTTGTAACCATCCTTCTCGGCATAATGAAGTTTGAATTGCAGGCATTTGCCTTGATTTCTGTTTCCTTCTCTTAATGTTTGACCATGAAATTGGCTCTAGTGGTACTAATTTGCATTTTGTTTTTTTGCTACTTGCTTTAATGGAATTTAAATCATTAAGTGCACTTATGCTATTGAGTTTCCACAAGGTTTCTACAATAGGCTGCAAATTGTTTATGATATAGCGCTTGTTACCTACTGGCTTAACAGAATTTTTACAGCTATGTTCTATATTTCTCCCCTTTTGTCGATCGTGTTTTGCATATTCTAAGCattatttattttctgttctcAATACAGGTTTGGTAACACTGCCTATTTGCATATATCTGTGGCATTTATCCAGATGCTCAAAGCTCTTAGTATGTGGAAACAAATTGCACTATTTAGTTACATCGAATGAAATCCCTCTGTAATCTAATGACTGGCCATTTGCATTTTAATGTTACAGTGCCAGTGGCAACATTTTTCATGGGTGTAATGTGTGGCACTGATAAACCAAGGTGCGATGTGTTCTTAAACATGGTGCTGGTCAGCGTTGGAGTTGTCGTTTCCTCATATGGGGAAATTCATTTTAATATAGTTGGCACAGTTTATCAGGTCACGGGCATCCTAGCTGAAGCTTTGAGGCTGGTCTTAACTCAAGTCCTACTGCAAAAGAAGGGCTTGACTCTAAATCCAATCACCAGCTTATACTACATCGCACCCTGCAGGTACACTTCCTTATATATAACCTCTACTGTTAGATGTATGTGCAGGGCATTGCTCACATGGCATTTCATTGTACACGAGATAGCAATGATCATCGTGTGAtctatattttttcctttttccttggtgGCAGTTTTGTGTTTCTTTTTGTGCCTTGGTGTTTACTGGAGAAGCCTGGGATGGAAGTTTCACAGATACAATTCAATTTCTGGATCTTTTTCTCCAATGCTCTTTGTGCTTTAGCTCTGAACTTGTCCATATTCTTAGTAATTGGAAGAACTGGAGCTGTCACCATTAGGGTTGCTGGTGTCCTAAAAGACTGGATACTGATTGCCCTTTCCACTGTTGTTTTCCCGGAGTCTACAATAACAGGGCTCAATATAATTGGTTATGCAATCGGTACTTCTCTACTCTGTATTATGACATTGCTTATTTTCTCTTATGTATTTGAGAAATTTATTGTGGTGAAAACTCATTTTGTTCTCTCCTTCCAGCTCTTTGCGGTGTTGTCATGTACAACTACATAAAGGTTAAGGATGGTCGTACACCTCAGCTCCCTTCGGATAGTATTCCTGAGAGATTAACAAAGGTCAGTCTTCTTAAATCTCAATAGTCAATAACATCATTATCATGTCGTAATGTTTAATTACTTGACTTTTGTCTCTGAAAACCTATTATAATCATACTAGCAAATAAACTTGCAACTTGCATATtggggataaatatcaaaactatacagGAACTTTGATTCAATGCGTACTGTGATACATGAACTTTTTGATTTTATGCAATTGTATACATTAATTTTGATTTCAGTTAAATTTTCACAAACCATTAATACAATAGCCAATGTGGCATGATTTTAAGTGTACTTTTGTGcatatataaacaattatatttgaCCAAGATGTGAATAACTAGAATAATTTGTCCTTTTctaaatgtgtacaattgaatcaaTGTCAAAGTTTTATTCATAcaattgaatagaaataaaagtttcatatgtataattgtaccaactcaaaagttttttttatttaatcatatcacacatcaaatcaaaattcttgtgtaattttgagatttaacCCTATATATCGTGATGGTGTCAAGTTCTAAAATACTACATAAATGTGTGGCTTTGCACATTtaagatctcttttctcttgtTAATATAGGATTGGAAGTTGGAGAAAAAGTCATCTGACATATTCACCCCGAATGCCAACAACGATGCCAACGGAGGAAGCAATTTCAACGGCTCTGAATTGAATGACGAAGAAGCACCTCTACTTTCATCAAGAATATCGCTTTTAGGGCGCCAGCTCAGCAACTCTAGCACTCAACGTGTATAGAGACTAGAGAACCATACTATTTGGacgacaaaggaattgcaaaaaGAAGCCAATTCACATAAGCCCTAGCCTTCTAAGTTGAAGGGAAGGGAAAGAGGTAATTCTTTTGGAAGGGGATTTGATTGATTGATGTTTCACACTTAAAAAAATCATAGAGCAAATGTTATTGTAATtacttttgatttgatttttgtaTGCATGCATAGCATGCAAAGATTATTGCAAGCTCCGAGACTGCGTAATTTGGGTGATTAACTTATGACACGGGACGAGCTTTACCGTAAGTAATATAGCCAGCTTAGTGACACTCTTATTTGGATAggcttgcattgcattgcattctTTAACCTCTACTTGCTCATACTCACTGATATCGAACCATTTTTGGATTCGTAAATGTTGCAgtatttttactattatgttcATTAAGTTGATAGTAAGTACTTGATCGTGCCCCTTGTTTTTCTTAGctttttgtcttttaatttctttaacaatcTTAAAAGTATGCCACTCGTTTGAATCGGAACGGCTGGTTAGATTGGTTGGATCGAGAACCGGTCAGAGTATCGGTTCAAAGAAAGACCGGTGTAATCGGTATAGACTAGTTGAATCAGATTAAAATCAGTTGAACTAGACAGTTGAATTGAAgttattttttttgcttttatttatttatttatttttaattttatgaatttttaatgatttatttaattaaactagaTGGATTGGTTAATAAGTTTGACCATTAATTCGGTTCTGAAAATCTTGATTGAAGGTTCCATTGATAGACAAGAAAGAGGGAGATTGTGAATGGAAAGGTGGTTCATTTGTCCAACTGAGAAGAGCTCGCATAGTTGATCATGTCCATAAATCTATGTTCTTACATATGAGCAAAGTTATAAATATTGGATTATATCAGCCGATTGATCCGTGGTTTAATCGGTAGAACTGTGAAGGTTGGTTAGTATGATTCTATCATATAAGTTGAATTTGAACATTAGAGAACAGAAactatttaagaaaaaaaaaccaaaaattgagaaatgtaaaatttgaataaagaaaatcatatttttgtattcatttttttttcaaaatgaaattttcattatattttgattctttttcgTAAGTTTTATACTTGATTGATTCAAGAGAATTGAAAAACAAAACTTTAACCGATCGATTCAAACAATTCAACATGATATGGAATTTTAATAACAATGCTGGTAAGTTCTTATGGTCAATAGTAATTTGTTAagtataaataatgaaattctattatcttCGAATCAACACTAGAGGTAATTATGGGTTGGGTCCAAGTAAAAATTAAGGTTCATTTGTTAGGCCTGGCTCAGATGAAAATGTTAAAAACTTGGGCTTGACTCGGTTTgcccataataatttttttatattattttctacataacttttaaatatatataatacatcaaaaatattggaaatattaaaatataatattaagatagatgcaacttaacaagaaaatgtccctaaaataataacaaaattaacaataaaacaagtgttatacaatatccaaacaataacaacaaaatagtaacaatataatagtgaaattgtagcacaatactaaaaaaaaacaagaagaaaatatcattaaaataatttttttttggcatTTAGGGAATTCAAACCGagttgagtttagaaaataaatatcTTACCCGAGAAATGACTCGTTTTTAAAACGAGTCttatttttttacccaagcccatttttcgagtgGGCTTTCTGGTCGGGTCGGGTATCCCATGAGCAGAGCTAATCAACACCAACAGAATCCAATTTCGGATCAAGATGATTTACCCATAAATATCCTTGACACTGCATTGCAAACACTGGGTAGATTAAACTCGactctaaaatttcaaattttagaacCTCAACCTAATTGAGATGATGTTGATTTTGTCTAAAATTGTATATACGCAATGAAAAAAAGAGAGTATATACACGTGTTGGCCATAAACCGGGTCAAAATCTGGCCCATTGACTGCTTTGATTTCTTGACGGGTCAGAAAGATATATTTTTTAATCGAAAATGTAAACAAAACAACGCCACATCTTTTTCTATTTGGACCACCATTCATCAGTCACGTAAAATCCACATCAACAAAACTTATCCCTAATAAATAAATGCTATAAATGTTTGAATTGGAATCTTAAACCAAATAAACAATGactataattttcaatttattataattattttatctacCGCCTGGggtccaatttttttttacaaaaattgttCACCTAATTTTGTCCcttttgaattattaaaataaatatt contains:
- the LOC121213730 gene encoding probable sugar phosphate/phosphate translocator At3g17430, which gives rise to MINKAHVLTYFYLLIYILLSSGVILYNKWVLSPKYFNFPFPITLTMIHMAFSGIVAFFLIRVFKVVAPVKMTFEIYATCVVPISAFFASSLWFGNTAYLHISVAFIQMLKALMPVATFFMGVMCGTDKPRCDVFLNMVLVSVGVVVSSYGEIHFNIVGTVYQVTGILAEALRLVLTQVLLQKKGLTLNPITSLYYIAPCSFVFLFVPWCLLEKPGMEVSQIQFNFWIFFSNALCALALNLSIFLVIGRTGAVTIRVAGVLKDWILIALSTVVFPESTITGLNIIGYAIALCGVVMYNYIKVKDGRTPQLPSDSIPERLTKDWKLEKKSSDIFTPNANNDANGGSNFNGSELNDEEAPLLSSRISLLGRQLSNSSTQRV